From one [Ruminococcus] lactaris ATCC 29176 genomic stretch:
- the ilvA gene encoding threonine ammonia-lyase translates to MMTLEKFEEASELVKKVTNPTKLVFSEYLSTQTGAKVYLKPENMQHTGAYKIRGAYYKISTLTEEERNRGLITASAGNHAQGVAFAAREFGCKATIVMPTVTPLIKVNRTKSYGAEVVLHGDVYDDAYQYACKLAEENGYTFVHPFNDLDVATGQGSIAMEIVQELPTVDYILVPIGGGGLITGVSTLAKMLNPKIKVIGVEPAGAASMTAALKAGEVVELDSANTIADGTAVKEVGDQNLPYVQENVDDILLVEDDELIGAFLDMVENHKMIVENSGLLSVAALKQLDCKGKKVVCVLSGGNMDVITMSSIVQHGLIQRDRIFSVSVLLPDKPGELARVAETIANVQGNIIKLEHNQFVSTNRNAAVELRITMEAFGTDHKKKILEALDENGFRPKTISAKLY, encoded by the coding sequence ATGATGACATTGGAGAAATTTGAAGAAGCAAGTGAACTTGTCAAGAAAGTGACAAATCCTACAAAGCTGGTTTTCAGTGAGTATCTCAGCACGCAGACGGGAGCAAAAGTATATCTGAAACCGGAAAATATGCAGCATACAGGAGCATACAAGATCAGGGGAGCTTACTATAAGATCAGTACGCTGACAGAGGAAGAACGGAACAGAGGACTGATTACAGCTTCTGCCGGCAACCATGCACAGGGAGTTGCATTTGCAGCAAGAGAATTTGGATGCAAGGCAACGATTGTTATGCCGACAGTTACACCTTTAATCAAGGTAAACAGAACCAAGAGCTATGGGGCAGAAGTTGTACTTCATGGGGATGTATACGATGATGCATATCAGTATGCCTGCAAGCTTGCAGAAGAAAATGGCTACACATTTGTGCATCCGTTTAATGATCTGGATGTCGCTACCGGTCAGGGATCGATTGCAATGGAGATCGTACAGGAACTTCCGACAGTTGATTATATTCTTGTCCCGATCGGTGGCGGTGGTCTGATCACCGGAGTTTCAACACTTGCAAAGATGCTGAATCCGAAGATCAAAGTGATCGGAGTTGAACCTGCAGGGGCAGCCAGCATGACAGCAGCACTGAAAGCAGGGGAAGTTGTAGAACTTGATTCTGCCAATACGATTGCAGACGGAACGGCTGTAAAGGAAGTCGGAGATCAGAATCTGCCGTATGTTCAGGAAAATGTAGATGATATTCTTCTGGTAGAAGATGATGAGCTGATCGGAGCATTTCTGGATATGGTTGAGAATCATAAAATGATCGTAGAAAATTCGGGCCTTCTTTCTGTGGCAGCACTGAAGCAGCTTGACTGTAAAGGAAAGAAAGTTGTCTGTGTACTGAGTGGAGGAAATATGGATGTGATTACCATGTCCTCCATCGTTCAGCATGGACTGATCCAGAGAGACCGTATTTTCTCCGTATCCGTGCTTCTTCCGGATAAGCCGGGTGAGCTTGCACGCGTGGCAGAGACGATCGCAAATGTCCAGGGTAATATTATCAAACTTGAGCATAATCAGTTTGTAAGTACGAATCGAAACGCAGCGGTAGAACTTCGTATCACCATGGAAGCATTTGGAACAGACCATAAGAAGAAGATTCTTGAAGCACTGGATGAAAATGGATTCAGACCAAAGACAATCAGTGCGAAATTATATTAA
- the ftsY gene encoding signal recognition particle-docking protein FtsY — translation MGEEKKGFFRRLVSGLTKTRDNIVSGMDSIFHGFSRIDDDFYEELEETLIMGDLGVRATMDIIEDLKEKVKEQHIKEPLECRQLLIDSIREQMDVGETAYEFENRTSVVFVIGVNGVGKTTTIGKLAGKLKDQNKKVILAAADTFRAAAGEQLREWANRAGVEMIGGQEGADPASVVYDAVAAAKARKADVLLCDTAGRLHNKKNLMEELKKINRVIDREYPDAFRETLVVLDATTGQNALAQAKEFNEVTDITGIVLTKMDGTAKGGIAVAIQAELGIPVKYIGVGETIDDLQKFDSEEFVKALFYREEEKNDDIGEI, via the coding sequence ATGGGAGAAGAAAAGAAAGGATTTTTCAGGCGACTGGTATCCGGGCTTACAAAGACCAGGGATAATATCGTATCAGGAATGGACAGTATTTTTCATGGATTTTCCAGGATTGATGACGATTTTTATGAAGAACTGGAAGAAACCCTGATCATGGGGGATCTTGGCGTACGGGCGACTATGGATATCATAGAAGATCTGAAAGAAAAAGTAAAAGAACAGCATATAAAAGAGCCGTTGGAATGCAGGCAGCTTCTGATCGACAGTATCCGGGAGCAGATGGATGTAGGTGAGACAGCGTATGAGTTTGAAAACCGGACATCTGTAGTATTTGTGATCGGAGTGAATGGTGTAGGAAAGACAACCACGATCGGAAAGCTTGCAGGAAAGCTGAAAGATCAGAATAAAAAAGTAATTCTTGCAGCAGCAGATACATTCCGTGCAGCAGCAGGAGAACAGCTCAGGGAATGGGCGAACCGTGCCGGTGTTGAAATGATCGGCGGGCAGGAAGGTGCAGATCCTGCGTCAGTTGTCTATGATGCGGTAGCAGCCGCAAAAGCAAGAAAAGCGGATGTACTTTTGTGTGATACAGCAGGCAGACTGCATAATAAGAAAAATCTTATGGAAGAGTTAAAGAAGATCAACCGGGTAATCGACAGAGAATATCCGGATGCTTTTCGTGAGACACTAGTCGTATTAGATGCCACGACGGGACAGAATGCTCTGGCACAGGCAAAAGAATTTAATGAAGTGACAGACATTACAGGAATCGTTCTTACGAAAATGGATGGAACTGCAAAGGGTGGAATTGCTGTAGCGATTCAGGCAGAACTGGGTATCCCGGTAAAATATATCGGAGTTGGTGAGACAATCGATGATCTGCAGAAGTTTGATTCGGAAGAGTTTGTAAAGGCACTGTTCTACAGGGAGGAAGAAAAAAATGATGACATTGGAGAAATTTGA
- a CDS encoding DUF1653 domain-containing protein produces MERKKPEAGEKYRHFKGGIYEILHCAISTETREEMVVYVAVNRTKGKVFVSRLVNFMSPLIREQADEWGQKYRFEKIEEVAPICESEALQDDMTMILEFLDLEKNEEKLEYLKKHRLVLSERFLTAAAESLEYAEREESLEERYAGLVRFLQMKSRYESGRLR; encoded by the coding sequence ATGGAAAGAAAAAAGCCAGAAGCAGGAGAAAAATATCGTCATTTTAAAGGTGGTATTTATGAGATACTGCATTGTGCCATATCGACAGAGACGAGAGAAGAAATGGTTGTCTATGTAGCGGTGAACAGAACAAAGGGAAAAGTTTTTGTGAGCAGACTGGTGAATTTTATGAGTCCATTAATCCGGGAACAGGCAGATGAGTGGGGACAGAAATATCGTTTTGAAAAGATAGAAGAAGTTGCTCCGATTTGTGAATCCGAGGCACTGCAGGATGATATGACGATGATTCTGGAATTTCTGGATCTTGAAAAAAATGAAGAAAAACTGGAATATCTGAAAAAGCACAGGCTTGTACTGAGCGAACGATTTCTGACGGCGGCTGCAGAAAGTCTGGAATATGCAGAACGTGAAGAATCTTTGGAAGAACGGTATGCAGGGCTGGTTCGGTTTCTGCAGATGAAGAGCAGATATGAGAGCGGGAGATTAAGGTAG